A region of the Borrelia parkeri genome:
ATTATAAATTTTAAAACTTTCATTCTCAATAACTTAGGGTACCCTCAGTATATAACACTATACACATGTACATCTAAAATGCTATAGAAAACATTCGTGATTGAATTTATGATATCAACAAAAAAAGATAGAACTTGAATATATAGATTGCAACTTTTTAACACTACAGTAAACTAAAATTATTAAAAATATCTCTTGCCAAACAGGTTAATATACCAAGTTTTTTAAGCTCCATAATTATTAGTTCAGGAAAAGAAGAAATACTTCTTGTAGCATCAGTTATTAAATAAGACTGAAATCCTAAATTATGGGCATCAATTATTGTTTCCTTTACACAAAAGTCTAAGGCTAAGCCTACTATAAACACTGCATCAATCCCATTGAATTGAAGATAATCCAAAAGACCTGTTGATTTTTTCTTATTAGAATCATCATAAAAACCACTGTAACTGTCATAATTCTCATCCTGTCCCTTTAAAAA
Encoded here:
- a CDS encoding nicotinamidase; the encoded protein is MIIISLMGRIPFSFNLKKAALILVDIQNDFLESGTLSVPQGNEIIPLVNQLQKCFEHIVATKDWHCENHVSFLSNANCKGWPKHCVKNTWGAEFPKDLNIDKVKSVFLKGQDENYDSYSGFYDDSNKKKSTGLLDYLQFNGIDAVFIVGLALDFCVKETIIDAHNLGFQSYLITDATRSISSFPELIIMELKKLGILTCLARDIFNNFSLL